In Vanessa cardui chromosome 9, ilVanCard2.1, whole genome shotgun sequence, the DNA window aagcgattactagactagacgggacgaacctgaagtccacgcgaacgaagtcgcgggcaaaagctagtataaCCTAAATAAGCAAAACAAACAGCTCCGTTCCTCTTTCTCCTCTGTTTGTTGATATGATTTTcgttttttcttttagtttcGTAGTTCATTGACGAGCTATAATGTTATCAATAGAAATAATTTGGAAAAACTTTATTTTCTGTTTCGTTTTAGTTTTTAGCAGTTGACAAAATTCCAAAATTTACAAAAGCTTGGATTTAATTCTCGCTGACTTCCAGacagaatatattacatacatttgtaattattttaactaacatacctttgttttttttaatattgagaaagagtaactactgactttcttaacggttcttctcgatagaatcagcattccgaaccggtgatagcttcacttaatatagttgtttaaagattattaaaaagtgcttttaaaagccatttgaataataatattttgatttgatttattccaccaacccgcaattccaccaacccgcattggaacagcgtggtggaatatgttccaaaccttctcctcaaagggagaggaggcctttatcccagcagtgggaatttacaggctgttgttgttgttgttgttgatttgatttgattctaaCTTCTAATATAAAAGaactatatgtaatattttctgTACAGTAAcggtattttaatacatttattattctattctaatccgtttaaaaattgtataacatAGAGAAGATACAACTTTATGAAATTAACTTACTACCATGTTTTAATCTAAGTTTTCTCCTCGCCAGAGACAGAGAACTGTCACCGCGAAGAAGATCTATTGGAAAAGCTACCGAGTTAAAAAGTAAGTTTGAGGAATTTTCTGGAATGTAAAACTACTTTAATTAGTATTCAATAATAACTTTGCAGGTGTTGACACAAACACCTTTCCTTTTAATTGAATCAATTTATTAGAGAAGCAATCTTTTTAATCGAATAATAAATACGCCCAACGtacgagatttttttttttaaagttggaaTAATATAACTctcattccaaatttgaatttgaaaatttctaGTCTCAACAGTTCTGGCTGTATTTTGCGTATTTGTTTTGCAAATTAGAGTATTACCTTTCTTTAGTGATATATGTTTTCCCCTTGAAATCGTAATCAGCACCCTACTGAAATCCAAACCGCTAAAGGGCGATGACCCACTACGTCTACATAGATTCACAACACTTACATCCTTTGACGcacagatttatatttttttacgctCAAATATATTGGATACTAAGACTtcaaaaaatttacttttatataaataatattaaatgtaataatatattaacgaAATAATCACCAAAGCACGCAGGCATAAAACAATTTTCCTCAAAATAACCACTtagatattaatattctaaaatttattaaattatacatatcttTTTTTCGAATACACCTCCCCAGTTTTTCTAAGTAGGTAATGATATTGTTACATAAAACTAGCAATGTAGAGGGCATGACAGTTAAATATCGTTTGCTCATATATCAAATGAACGCATTTCTCCGTaacaaaataatcaaacatGAATCAACTGTGGTCAAAAATGACTTAACAGACTGAAGAAAAAATGCatgcatataatatatgcatcaattctaatttattttcgaaatagTAGCGATTTTCAAAATCATCTTTATTTCATACTTATACCCTATATAAGCtgggtattaaataaaaaatgtaattattgtagTGAAAACACGGCTGACATAAGTAAGTATATCTTCAATCTTCAGTCTTAAAAATGTTAAGTaacgttacaaaaataatttattaataaaaacaagccAGTTAGTTTATTCATGATggagacaatattttttattaattaaaaatatatcaaaccaATATGTTCCACGTTTTTAAGTATTCGAATGTTTCATTCAGAACATTAGATggtataagattaaatttaaaacggtCTTTTCTCGCTTTTTAACAGCAAATAGCCTAATGTAAtcagatgcatgcgatgcgttcCGGAAACACGTGACGTGCGGGGAAGGAAATTTAATATCCACGAAGAAATCTAATTTAAAGCGAAGCAATACGCCCCAACtctaaagaaatttaaattgaattttaaactcTATATTTATGAAAGACAACTTTGTTAAACGTAACATAATTACGTTCGTTatgttgcaaataaaaatatataatacatttattactatATGAAATAGGATTTTagttcttataattatatatttatactacaacAAACTGTTCTGTTTCAGGACCTTCGCAACTAATTTCGGAGATAAACAGCGGAAGAGCGACGCCACAAGCGCCTGTCTACGCTACGATCCGGCCGCCACAGTCCCCGCACAATAAACTTTCGTCTCCGATACGATCGCTAAACTCGCCATTGTCAACTCTAAACTCAACACCGCTTGTAAAGTCCATCGTTCCTCCGGAGGAACCTATCAAGTTTCATCCGACTAATCCTTTCTACTCAACATTACCAAATTACACGAGTACTTCCAAACTTCCTATCCCGAACGGAAAAACCACAAACGCTCAATCTTCATTACACAATAGGCCAATAAATAGATCGTCCGATTCCTATACTAAAAATAACGATCATGACTTAAAATTATCCTCAtttttttctaagaaatttgatTCTGGACCAAGTAGTATACCCAACGTGACAGTACACGACATACAAGTTGATAATGGTTTTGAACAAACTTCACCAAAAGGATATACAAACGAAAAACATAATTCACTCTCCGACGATCAGATAAAGTCAAAAGAATTTAGAAAAAACAGTGATTTAGATAAGGACGATGTAAAAaatcctttcgaatcactcaaaaataatttcagcGACAAATACAAATCCAGTGATAAAATTAATGGGACTTCTAGTATCGGATCGAAACaactttattattcaaaaagtgATGGTGATTTTCGAGTAAATGAAGaagtaataaaacaatcatCGATTACCGagcaaaaaattaatgaaattgaagAAATAAAGACGATAAAGAAAATAACGCTTAATGGCTCAGTTGACAACGaacataatcaaataaatgGTGTGACAAAAGAGAGATCGTCGCTGCATAATAGCACGAATGAAAGGATAATTCCAACGACAATTCAAAACGAAGATTCATATAGAAGTAAAGTCGAACAAGACGATAACAGTCATGGCTGTATTTCTACGCCGACTTTTCAATCGGCCTGTGAGGAATATAATGTAGGTAAgtactttatttttgtatatatctaaCACATACTAGCTAAAGATGTAAACGACTATTGTTTGTAGCCCATTATTTTTTACACTGTATATTTGAGGTTAAGAACCGTTCGAACTATAACATTCTCCTTTTAAATAAACCTATGATGATATTATTAACGTGAAATTCTTCTCAGTGATCTCTTCTCTCTTTagtttgttttacaaaatagtTATATACACTATTAAATGTTAACGTACTAAAGTTAGTAGTAAGTTACTTaagtcaaatataatttttcctttTCGGAAAATGCTTTGTAGTTTATTCTGACTAGAATTAGTGTTGTATGATCGCAGATTACAGAGgtctatgaatataaaattattgcttttttcaaattgaaacattataataataaattacctaaaaaaactattaaagtttttttaaagtaagGTTACAAAATTGTGGCATACATGAAAAATACCTACCTATACTATACCTACCTATAATAGGAATTTtgctttatttagttttatttatatcagttaagtgtaattttttttaatggctataattaacaaatatggAAATTTCGGTAGCAAAGTATCGTATAGTATGAAGTAACTtagatagtaataaaataacaagcgACATCAACACCTACAATGACTACACACAaaggattatttaatttacgtccaaataaaacataatttaaataaataattcttaaaaggTAGATACTCTTAAGAGTATAAATTATTAGCGTCCAGGGATTGTGTTTAATAGTACTTTCAATGTTTgatggtaaaaatattaagtttcatttaataattcacGATGCCTAATTTGATTATGTACGTaaggttttttataataaaaaagtattttaaatttatttccaataaaattgtattgagCCATGCTTTTCATTAGATTATACGTTGCTATTTTTTTTCATCGTTCGGATTAATTTCGCagaattgtaattaaatgtatctatccatgaaaaaaaaacttaattttaaagaagtaaTTGAGCACAATAAAAGAgaatttaattctttaaatattttacgacaCGAgatcatatttttgtaaattatgcTTTTCTTCCTATTGAATTCCTTTCTTTACATATTTCATCTACCTTTTTCTATTGGTCTTATTGTTAGTGagtgacaaataaatattaccgAGAGTTCCCGAGATTTTTCTCCGTATTTTTAGAGGGATCGCTTGGCATGACACTCCTTATATTATTCAGGCAGAATATTTTAAGAGAAAACTGCTAACATTATTACAGATAAAACGAAAGTGTGAGAGATTTTTgacctttaaaatataaaaatgaaagttaaccaaaatgtatataagacacacgtgttttaatttattcgtgCAGGTATACTttgtattactattataatcatatataatatataatactttacagataaaaaaaaattgtcaccaTTTGAActgtttaatttaaagataaacttaaaaaaatacctattcaATTTGTatcttatgaataaaaattacaatttttagaaatatttatttttaattgagtgCACAGCGGTGGAATATGATCCTTACTTTgacatattaatcattttaatattaattaaataccttaTATTATCAGTATTGATATAATGAAAGGATTCAGGACTGACTTTATCAGTTGAGCCTAAAAAGCcgtagaacaaaaaaaaaatcatacataacAATCGTAACAAACTATATATTCAAGgatcaaattcaattaaaaatatatctcaagTACTACTACTTCTAACTTTGCTTCTAATTTAACCAATACCTATTTCCTTGTGTTGGGTCCTTCCGAAACCcttgttatttttaacaaagaatttaAATGAGATCGAATTTCTACGGCCTCATTAATTTCACTGATACCCTTTCACCCGCTAAGCTTTGGCAGATTTTCAAACTGGACGTAAGTATGATGATAGAAATCCGAGCCGAGTCAACTTCCCGACAAATTCGTACGTAATGGAATTACCAGTGTTGTGTTTCGTACACTTTGTTTAAGGGCTAAAATAGTTTAGAACGCTTCTTTACGatcttttatttcttatcaaatttcaaatgttagcttcaaaataaaatcacttttaagaattttttaGCGTATTACGAATATTGTGACgttttttatgataaagttaAATGTTTTCCATTTAAACTGTTTCGTTGTTGTTTTacgaaattcaaaatatgtGACATTACTATATCATGTCATGTATATGCGTTTCTTAATAACGATtgctttgtaattattttatggttACTTTTCCGTAATTAAGGACATAACTATGTTAGGTCTTTCTGCAAGTATAACTAATGAAACTATTTTCCCCTCCAGTTGAGCGTAAACCTGAAATTAGGATTGGGCACGATTTTAAGCTAAGAGATTGAACCCGTGACTTTGAAATCAATATGCAACGTTGATAACTGTCAGTCGTTTTTCaggatcattttattatatttattaattaaaaaatctacaatacaaaatactttataaataagaagATGTAAATTGAATGTAGACTAAAACTAATTTGTTATTagtaatactattttaattaattaaaataattaaaatatttagagatATGCTTAATACATCAAATAAGCATAATAATTCCATTAACGATAGTTAGGTCACAGTTGTCTATTTCCTATAAAACGAAGAATAAATCAAATCTTATCTAGCCAATAGATAAACTAACAGTACTGTCTTATGCCtcttatatagaaaatatatcacTGATGATCTAATAACAAATAACTATCATCTATGCTCTAAATACGACAAGACAAACCAAGGTCTTGGGCCAAACAGGGTGCGGTGTCACGCTCTGAAGGCGACCTGGGTACGCACCCGAAATACTTAAGTATTACTGCTACCGATTAAGCACAACGTTTTTCTGACATCGATCTGGATAGTCGTTTCTATTATTCTcatcttcatttaaaaaaaaaaaaaacaacctaaAAATCTGTTTTGTGCAAATGTGATATTCGGACTTTAAAAATGAACTCGCCTTGTTTCGCGAACGCACCTTATGTTTTTCATCCACCATCCGATTCCTCCGCGACCGAAACAGACGACAGTACCGACTCGGGTTGCGAGAAAACTATCGGGGACGATATACGAACGAAATATAGCGATCCAAAGCGCCGAACAATTAACAAAGTTAGTAAAAAAATTCTGAAAGTAATCGAGCGTCTAACGTGTAATATAAGGCGGTACTCAAAGACAAAGAACGTGAGAgcaaatgaaaagaaaaacgaACATCGAGGTCAGTACCAAAAGGCAATGCACTTACTAGCTTTATGTTCAAATAACAAAGttatttcacattttaaaataaacactaaagcttatctttatttattttattaactttcgAAGTTTGATCATAAACGATATTATCTCATTCGCTAAAAAGgttagatgtttaaaaaattgatTGTGACATATTTAACAcgatttaagttattaatttaaatattaaataaagcttgCTCAAGCGGAAgctattatattgaatttttaatattactagaaATGTTTGTCCCTTAATCAATTAAAGATTGGTCGACATAAAATACCGCTTTAGTGTATTATTAACAGTTTAGAGCCTTGAATTAGTGGTAAATTGACGTTTTCCATTTATAACTCGTGCAACTTAAccaattattgcgggttcaaacccatgcaggcaccactgaattttgtgtttataatgcgtgtttataattcattgccTGCTCGGTGTTGAAGgaaaatacagtaaaaaaacCAACAAGTGTCTAAATACAACGAAATTCTGTAACTGTATATCCACCATCGCTCATTGAAGCACCGTGATGGAATCATTcttctctaagggagaggaggccttaattattttacttgaatataTGGCGCAGGTGTGTAATCAGACTTTTatttgactttaaaaaatacttcattttaTTAGTAGTTGAAGTAAAGATACTTCAGAACAAACCGACGTGTAgtaaaaaacttattatatattgtagaaTAAATACccgaataaagtaaaattacataattatttaattatacacttaattttaacaagaataatatattttaataacaagtttcttatattataattacacataTATGCTCAAGACCCCATTTTGTTTAAGTATctgaatgaaatgttatttattgcgACCATAAAAGGTCAAATCTTCGCAGCTTAATGtgcttaaattgaataaagaggttttattgatAAGTCATAAACATTTCGtcatttcttataataaaatgaatagtttgtattgaataattctGACATTATTAATTACTGGCAACCCAACTCGGCTTCGCACGTGAACAACGGCTGTTACTAAaagttatatacaaaaccttcgtctcgaatcactctatctattaaaaaaaattgtatcacaatccgttgcgtaattttaaagatctaagcaaacatttggatagacagcggtaagcgactttgttttatactatgtaagtaAGGATTTATCGAATAAGAAGTCACATGAGTTTGTTCTTGTTGTAACTGTCACAATACATCTATGTATTCTCGAATGTCGAATTTGAACTTCGAACATAACAAAGTTACgtgaaatttcaaataaatttaccattctgttcgatttttaaaatatcaaataattaaataatcgttttgttattattagcttttaatttcttttaaatatttatttaatgttttagttgaataactattaattatatattcataacttttatttcaaatactt includes these proteins:
- the LOC124532447 gene encoding uncharacterized protein LOC124532447 is translated as MSAREVELTGGAPWGFRMHGGADQNQPLRISRVNPGRKASLSGIREGNVITSINGKQTKDMSNADAHAMLRSAGPVLRLGLNEDRELSPRRRSIGKATELKRPSQLISEINSGRATPQAPVYATIRPPQSPHNKLSSPIRSLNSPLSTLNSTPLVKSIVPPEEPIKFHPTNPFYSTLPNYTSTSKLPIPNGKTTNAQSSLHNRPINRSSDSYTKNNDHDLKLSSFFSKKFDSGPSSIPNVTVHDIQVDNGFEQTSPKGYTNEKHNSLSDDQIKSKEFRKNSDLDKDDVKNPFESLKNNFSDKYKSSDKINGTSSIGSKQLYYSKSDGDFRVNEEVIKQSSITEQKINEIEEIKTIKKITLNGSVDNEHNQINGVTKERSSLHNSTNERIIPTTIQNEDSYRSKVEQDDNSHGCISTPTFQSACEEYNVESVTVGSPCDSGPVCAESDARSNT